AGTGTTGTTGGAATAGGAGCAACAGATAGAAAAATAGCATATGTGATAACATATTTATTTATGATACCACATCTTTTTCTGTGATGTTTCTCCCCTTTTGTTTGTCTCTTCATGCTCAAACACTAGTTCAGCCATTCTCAGTGGCAGTTTCATTCTCACTAAATGAGGTGACACATTAGCAAAACTGGTGATATGAAAAAAATAAATAAGGAAAGAGAGAAGATGAATATTATCATGATGAAACCTGATGTACACTGTTTCATTGGAAACCAAGTGAAGCTCTATTGAGAGCATTCGTATCATCTCAATGCGTTGGAAACCGAGTGAAACTCCACTGAGATTATTTCATTTCACACTGATAGGCAACATTTTAAATGCTAAGTTAAACCTATAAAACTGTCAAATTAAAGTTTTGCATTATAGGAGTTTGTTTCATTAACGGTTTCATCTCACTTTAGATGAGGTTGCATTTAGAAAACTGTAAGATGAAACTGGCCATTGAGAATGGACTTACACCCAGCTATTGCCTCACTGAAAGCTTTTTAAGAACTACAAAAAATTTATGTACAACTCAAATATATTTTGCATTTAACGGTGCCAATGCAATTGCTGGAGGCATGCTCTCCCACTTTGAGTTCAAGATTCACCACACCTCCTACAATATTGACATCATGTTGAACGTCTAATGTCTTGATGAGCTGCTATGGTCACTACAACATAGCTGATGACCACATGCGTCTTATCTTTCCATCCACCCAATTACACAAGGTGCAGTAACCTCGGTGCCATCACTGGTAGGTGTCCCGACACCGGTTGGTTTTAAAAAAAATAGCCAATAGGAAAAACATAGGGGTATTAATTTAGGAGGCCCTAGTTTGGTCTTAAACATGAGAAAGAAAACATAAATAATACATTGCTAAGATATATTCCAGCTAATCCTATTAGATGTTAGCTAGGGACAAATTGAGTTAAAAATATCGTCAATCCACATAGGCAAATCATGATACAACAAACTCACTTTTACAAAGTAGAAGCAATTAGATATTTCTGAGACAATTACGTGTGTAAAGCTGAACAACATACCTTTCTTGCTCATGTACCATAAAAATAATAATAGAAAGGAATTTTTGCTGATGTATCTAATGTAGATTATCTTGCCAACACATATTGTATATCCAAAAAAGGAACCACTAAATATCATAAATGACTAGATACCGAGTCATATCTAGCTTATCTAATCCATATTTCTTTTGAGAAAAAGTCAAAATCTTGGTTGGGCTACATAGCATACTGTTGTTGCCCATGTACCATAAAAAGTTAAAAACAACAACAGAAAGACACTTTTGTTGTATCTGTTGTAGATTATCTTGCAAACACATATTGTATACCCAAGAAAAGGAACCACTAACGTCAAAAATGACTAGATGCCATGTCATATGTAGCTTATCTAGCCCACACTTTTTTCAGGAGAAGTCAAAATTATGCTTGGGCTACATGGTTTGCTGTGTGTATAAATAGGCACCAAATCAGGAGATAAATCATCGTCCATATATTCTCGACCAACTAGAATCTGAGTAAGCACACTACCAAACTCTTAGCAACAATGGCAGCTAAGATATTTGTCCTTCTTGCACTCCTAGCTCTTTCGGCTAGTGCCGCTACTGCAGTCTTTATTCCTCAATGCTCTTCACCGCTGAGTGCTGCTGCCATGGCCACTATTCCGCAATACTTCTCACCATTGACGGCCGTGGGATCTGCACACTCATTCCAGCAATCCTACAGGCAACAACAGGCTTTCACGACAGCGATCTCACCCTTGGCTGTGGTATTGCAACAACAACTTGCTTTCCAACATCAGATTCAGGCAATCGCAGCAgtgcagcagcaacaacaggtGCTCTCGCACCTATTCAACCAGCTGGCCGTTGTGAACCCCGCAGCGTACTGGCAGCAACAACAACTGTTTCCATTTAACCAACTGGCCGTGGCGAACCCTGCCCTCTACTTGCAGCAACAACAACTACTACCATTCAACCAACTAGCTGCACTAAACCCTGCCGCGTTCTTGCAACAACCCATCattgggagtgcgttctgctaGATTATCTATAAGTTGTACTCCAATAATAATAATGTATGCATGAAGATGCATGTGACTCCTCAGAAATAAGAGAAGTGTTGATTAATCTATTTGCATTTATATTGGTTTTTTCCGTAATTATGATTGTCAGGATCATACAATCATGAAACTAAAACTCaaggcatatatatatatatatatatataaaatttaTTCTACATACGCTTGTAGCTACTCCTACgtatgtatctcatgatgtaggaCGTATCTGACCTGATGAAAGGTATGTACGAGgtgtatgtgatcatactagaccatctgtgatggtatatacgttgggtatgtgaccatacataAAGTATGTGGACATGCTCAATTTTATATGATAGTACTAAGgtataataatatatatttaaagaatagggatgcttttgaaatttttcatatatatccCTTTGAAATATCTTAGAATAAGCATATAAATATACGCACGATGGTATACTGATGGTGAGAATAGCTACACATGAGTGTAGATAAAACTCgtcatatatatacacacacacaccatGGGGAGGGTAGATAGCTCCGAAAATCCGTTCTAGGTTACATCCAAATTGTGTCAATGCTTATTACTTGGTTTCGATGCCTTAAAAACTCGTAGATATCATTACGTCCAATGAGATGCCTTAAGAACTGGTAGGCATTGTTACAACCAGAGAGCATATCGGTGGGTTCACGGGTATTTTCTTCCTTGTGCAAGTTAGATGCCCTTACAACACACCACATACATATAGTCAGCGGTACAGAGAGAACGCACACCCCCTAGCAGATAGACCATGCTTTGACTCCCCTAGGCTGTCGTCCCATGTATGCTCTGCCAAGCTTAGAGCCAAGAGTGCCATGATAACGGCAAGCCTTCCCGGCTACAATTGCCTAACCTCTTATCATACGGAAGTGTGACAATCCATGCGTACCCACTTGGGTTATTGCAATCAGACAGATAATATGGCAACAACGATACCAAAAGGATAGAGTTAGCATTTGTGGACTGCTACAGCTCCTTGTCTTCACGCAGGACAAGGAGAAAGAGACGGGTGGAGAGGCTGCAACGGGTGGAGCGACACTGAAGCTCGCGAAGTCGCGAGCTTCACGAAGAAGATGAGCAGGAGGGGTCATTTGTGGCAAGCACACAGTGTCTCTCGAATGGTTTTGTCAGAGATGAAATCGGACAGTGTCGATTATCCACGTCCAATTTCCATCCCGGCGTGCACGGGCGCACGCACGCTCTCTCCACGTGGCGCGCCGGTGCGATTATGCAGTGCAACACACGAATTCCCATTCAATCTGGGTGTAGCCTGCCGTGAAGGTGATCAGCCAGGGGTCGCGCGCTCGAGACACCGGCCGAATCAAGAATAACCTGCATACCTCTCTTCTGTAAAGCTCTACGAGCTAGCATCTGCTCCtaacaccaccaccaccaccaccaccgtacCTATCTGAAAATCTGCAGGACACTGAATAGCAGCAATTACAAATAATTTGAGTATCACCAATTGGGGAAGGCCGCGTTAATGGTTCAAAACGCTCATCCAGTCAAACCAACGCAATATATAGCAGGTCATTTGGTACTCATCATTTTGCCCCAATATAAGAACGCTCTGTCAGAGGTGCACCCGGCTTCAGAAAGGGTTGGTTTATGCTCCAGTCGTAGCTGCGTCTAGATGCACATGAGCGGCAAGGATCCACGGAACTTTGTGCAACAGGTATGCAAATGTAACCGGAACATCATGCGGATGCACATCAAGCTGCGTCTAGATGTTTATGCTCCAGTCGTAGGGTTGGTACACGACTTTCAGCTGAGTGCTCGCAAGAAGTTCCAAGAGCTGCTCTGACTGTGCAGGCTCAAGATAGTTTGCGGCGTGCTTCAGCACTTCCGTCTCGTTCTTGCCAAAATCTGtgctatacctgaaaaacatgtgGACCATGCGATTGAGCTGAGAAAGTAATCATTAATGAATTCACTATCGCTATCAAGATCTTGATCATAATTTCAAGCATGCTTTCTTTCAACAGCTTGTTACTAGCAAACCCAGGATGCAAGTCGCATATTATGCACTCTATAAAATCCATCCTTGCTTATATTTCTGCAGTTGCATAGTTGTCCTCGTATCTCTGAAGAACACTTTGTATCTTGAGTTAACAACATAATTGCCCATATCAAAGCACTGGATTCTCTAAGAGTAGCATTGATATATGTATGGTTATTTTGATTTGACAGTTTTTGCCATGCACACTACTAAGTGAAAGCAGTAAAATGGTCAAGGGACTATGAGTAAGCAAGAATAACAATCATCTTACCATTTTAAAACCTTGCTTGCAGATGCGactttggcatcacgatcaatAATCAGTCCACCATTCCTTAGGAAATCACGTGCAGCTTCCATCAATTCTTTATCAATATCTCTTGGTGAGTAACACCTAAGTGCAGGTCCAGATTTGGTGCCACATACCAAAGCAAAGTGAACAAGAGGTTCATGGTACGGAAGGGCCACCTGCAGTTATAGGGAACAAGATGAATGAATATATATTCTCATCACAAATCTAGTAAGCTCCTGAGTGATTTGTAGGTCTCAGTAATTAGTTAGTTAAAAGAATAACAGGGTGCTTATAATTAATGATGTAATATGCAAGTAGTATACTGCTGCTATACCATAGTAAGGGTTGTGACTATGTAATGGCTGTTTTGGCAAGGAGACAAACTTTTCGGCCTCTCATACAACAACCTCAATTGTGGGACCGTGCAACAGACAACTTTTATAAGATATGTTTTAACTTTTATAAGATATGTTTTACTTTTTTCGTATATTGGACTTCTAAACTTTTTGCTTACAACATCTGCTGAACCTAACCATCTAAATTTCCAGAAACACACTCGAGAATACATATTTCACATTTCTACATGAAAACAAACAAATACATAACCAACATGAAATTATCAATCAGAAGTGGATTACTGAATTTTTCATTCGGTGTCAAATCATGTGAAACTGAAGAAAAGTTCTTTGTTTTCAGAAGGAGATGAAGCATTTTTTTACCCTTCATGCAAATCGCTTAAGCTTCCCTACCTAGGAAAAACTGCAGGTCAAACATACATCCAGTCTTGAAAAGAACTAAACATCTATTTTGGTGGCAAGGGTAGACATAAGAATTTCTCGGTAGAACAAAATTATGCCACAAATACACACACAAAAACAAAGAGGACTCCAGATCCAGGCATCACTGGGGCATTTGAGGAAAAAGCAAGCAGTTGTAAACAGAGAAATATGTTTAGCCTTTTCATTGGGATCTGATTTGTTCACCTTGGATCTTTGGTCTTTCTGTCCGAAAGGTTTGGCAATGTTGTATGGTGGCCTTTGGTTGCCACGTAGAATACCATTTTGGATTGCTGACAGTGAATAAGCACATCCACCAATGACATACTTGAAATCTCCAAAAAACTTTCTCCTGTCCAGTGGTCCAGCAGGAACGCCACATGTCACCAATGCATGAATAGCCATCATGTTGTAGAGATTTATGAAGAAAGCTAGCTTTTCTTCACGTGATAAGTCATCAATTTCAACCCTCTGGAGCTCCTCAATTGTTCTAATATACCTATGTAGGAGAACGATTTAGTAAAATGCACTCATCAACACAAATGGCACCCCAAAATAATAAACAAATAACATCAGTAATGTGTTTAAAAGAAATTGCTGTTTATAATTTACAGCATGATTTATATAAAGAGCAGGCTCAAACAATATATCAAGGTCTTCTCACTGTATTACGATTTACGAACCTAAACATATGTATCAACTCAAAAATCTGCCAGAAGAACAATATAAAACAACCAGCCGTTGTAGTATATTGAGGCAAACAATACGTGGATTATGCAGTATACTTTGATTTGTCACATCTTGATCAAGTATATACAGCTAAGCACTGACCTTTTAAATTCCTCACAGCCCTGGATGCTTCTGTAGTCGACATGTCTACCATCCACAGATACATAAGCTTCAAAAATGGCATAAGATAACAATCTCAACCTTGATGCCACTTCAGCAATGGGCTTTGGTGCAGCATCAATAATGCCCCTAGGGATGTTGTAGCACTGAGTCATAACTATGGGTTCATGATCCAGGAAACGATATAAGTGATTTCCATCTTCAAAGACATTTTCACTGCAGTGACAGAAGTTGATATTAACAACCTCCAAATTGCCCATCAATACAGATGGATATGATAGAAATGCAAAGAATATTGCATGCTAATTTCAAAACTTACTCTAGAACATGACGAAAGAAGTATTTGCTTGCAAGCTTCCTTCCAAATTCCACTGCCTAAATTGATAACAGGAACTAATGAAAAGGCGGTAGAAATTCTCAGTACGAGgtaaaaaaaaacagagagagagagagactaaATGAAAAGTCCTTTCACAACATAATGATATGAAACATGCAATTTTGCCATCTGTAGCTAAATTAAAGGCAGTACCAAGAGTTAGAGAAATCAAGAATAATGTTATTCAAAACCCATGTTGTAAGGTGTAACCGCGTAACACTAACATGGCTCTTAAAGAAGATTAATTTTGGCATGCATCATAGATGCTTTACCTCATCTCTTTCCAAATACTGATCTTCTGATAAGAAATCGACCGCTTCGCTACCAAGAAAGCAGTTACTGAATCTTCTCATCTTATAAAATCTATCTTTAGGAGTGACTGACTCTCTCATCTTTCTGACAATGGTTGCCAGCTCATCCATCTTCCCACTTCCAGATTCATCATCTTCTCCAGGTAAGGGAGGTAAGGGAGCAGAAGATGAGGGTTCTTCTTTGAAAAGTACACCGATATTCTCATCAAGTATGCTAGAATCTTCCATTTTCTTCAGCTCAACTAATCCTCCAATCAGCTGGTCATTAAAATAAACTTTTGGTACAGTGGATGATCCGGTATTTTTCTCCAACTCCAACTTTCTGCTAGGGAAGATGTCAATGTTGATCTCAACATACTTGAGCCTTTTCTGGTGCAAGAATAGACGAACCATTTTGCAATCTTCACACCCCAGTTTTGTGTATATTATAATCCTACCCTTCACTTTTGATTGCTCTGACAAATCTGGCGCATCTTTATGCCCTGCTTCCCCAGTTATAAAAGTATCAAAATCTCGTCCAATTTTGATCAAGTTTAGTGGATTCCAAGCAGTCCTTTCGTCGGTTTTCTGCTGTACCTCTTTAGGTTTAGGTTCAGAATCAGACCCAGTCTTCTCACTGTCGATGCATTTTGAACCATCACTCTTGTCAACCTCAACCTTAAACTCATTCTCGTCCTTTTTGCCAGAAAGGCGCCGCATAAATGTTGAAACTGCAATGACACTCTTTTCTTTAACAAAATTCTTGATTGCAATAGCCCGCTCATTGATTACAGAACCTTGAGCCTCTGAGTCAAGTTCCACAGACTGATTGGAAGAACGCCTCATTTCTTCCATTTCAGGAACCTCAGTACCATCAAACACTGGCTCTTCAGATTTGTCTTCAGCAAGAATCTCTTTTGTGATCTGGTTTGAGTGTAAAGGTTCCATGGCATCTGAACTTGTGCTTTCATTCATCTGTCCATTTAAGTGCTTCTCTGAGTTACCTCCCTCTTCGATCTGTGCTTCTGACTCATTGCTTAAACCCACATTCGAAGAATTTGTTGATTCTTCTACATTTAACATTTCTGTTTTCCTTGATAAATCCCCTTCATCTTCACAATTTTCTCCAGGACTAGTACACTCTTCAGTGACAACAAGATTTTTCTCATCGTTGTCTGTACTCTCCATGATGCAAAATAGCCTTCAGCAGGACACATGTGTCATGCAGTAATTGTTAATAAATAATAGTGACAATCAGCATATAAAGAATATAATGAAAACATTTCAAGGATGAGTAGATATTGAAGACTGTTCTTAGAAGTCAAATAAGGTGAGTGATGCAATGACCAATACATATTTTACAAACTACCTCATCACAGAAATTTTATGCAGTTAGGGATGTTGGTATTTATGCCTGAATGTTGCACATTGAATAAAAATAAATCTGCATAGGTGGCAAAGCATTCTTCCTAACTTAACTCCCATGCAATTCTGCAAGGCATGCGGTCAGCCGTCAGCGTCTAGTACCAATCAACAACTTACATGAGTATGCAAGAGAAAATTTAATGGTTTTAGTGgcacaaataaaataaaaatatcaACCATTTTCGAACAATAAATGATGCAGATTAGTGGATGCAGTATAGAATGCTGCACGGCTCTAATCCTTCAGAGATTGTGCATGGCATGTAAAAGGTAAACTTGGACTCAATCCTCAGAGAAGCTAGGACTACTAGGTCACGTTCTCAACAACACATCCTTATCACGAATAGAAGGGCCACTCAGATAATGCGCTGTTCAATTCAACTGCAGTAACTACACAGGAACATGCAATGCCAAAATTCGAACATGTCGCATCAACACTAGTCAGTGGGGCCAAACACTAGTACTACATCAAAATCTAACACCAACTACTCTCCTTAAATAACAGATCCAACCCAATCTATGATATCACTCATTTGAAGGACGCAGACAGAAATTAATCTCATATCCTTGGTCGCAAATAACACACACCGTGGCATGCATTGATGGATGACGCATGTGCTCCCCGACGGGAACACATTTACATGTCCGGGCAGACGCCACCACGCATCGGCCAAATCacccaactccaaccatctagTACTATCACAAACGGAATGCACAAACACGAGCCTCTAACTCCCGAAACAAGCCACATCACCCACGAAACATTCCTCCCACAAACATGTCGCTTGGACTGGACCAAATCCCCACCGTCTACAAGCATAAAAAAAAACAGATCAGCCGTAACCAACCGCGCACCACCACAGTTCACCGCCACAACCATCGCCTCATGCACCAACGCGAAACGCAAGATCCCGCCCACCGTTAGACACCGAGAGGACGGGCGATAAACCCTGAAACAGCCCCCAACTAAACCATATCCGCAGTAATCCACCGACAAAAAAAAATGGAACCAAACGTTCCCCATTCTCCCCCAAAAAAATTTCAAACATACCAATCTGCCGAAGAACGCTGGAGAAACGGCCCCCAATCAGAACCCTTGGTCCTGGAGCTGCGCGATTGAACAGACGAATCAAAACAAAATCAGAAAAACAAAGCAGCCGAGATTAATCGAGAGGGAAGCAAGGGGAGGGAGGAACAAGGAAGCGGGGGCGTACCGCGCACGCGAGGTTTCAGTGCCGAGGAGCCGAAATCAGTTTGCGCCCGAGGCGGGTTTGACTGGGAGAGAGGTGAGAgcaggaggagggagggaggaaatGAGGGcgagcggagcggcggcggagtgggGAGAGGCCGACCCGAGGCGACCGGGGGTGTGTTGTAAGAAGCGGGAACCGCGGGGCAGGCAGAGCCGCGAGCGCAGGAAATTGACGAGCCAAACGGGAGAAAAATGGCAGCGGATACGGGGAGGCGTTTCCGGTCACGTGGGTCCGCGGATTGGGCCTGTCGAGTGGATGGGATCAGCGGGAACTTTGACCGCGGCGGCAGCAGCCCACGTCAGGGGCGGTGGATTTTGCCTGGACTGCAGGTCTGCAACAGCAACGCCAACGCTGCtgtttccttttcttttaaAATGAAAAACACTGCTGTTTTTCTACCGCTCCATTTTAAGGAAAAAAAAGGGAGGGATGTAACATTCTCCGGTTCCTcacaaagtaaaaaaaaaattgaaCTCGTATTTTACGTCGGTATAGGTACCTAAATATGCACTATTTGAAATCAAAATATTAGCTAGCGTCTATAACCAAAATACTCGAACTGTATGCTCAGGGCGGAGGCAGGAACAAATCAAGCCCCGGGCTAAATAGCTAATCAGTGCCTAACTTCATACTAGCTTTGACATATTATCTATTTTTTTAATCTAATGTACCATTATGTTTTAAGCCTAGGATCCGAGCTGCAGCACAGGTAGCACGGGGGTCTGGCTCAGTATGCTACTTCCGAATGGTTGTATGTTCAAAATTATAAAAGATAATGATTTCTCGAACTGTATTTTTAAACTTATGAAATATGTGCAAGCAAATTATATCTTGTTCACATGTGGCTTATTCTCCTGATACCCAGCGAATGCCATTCGTTCCTTCCATTAGCGTTGACGCCATCCGTATTGTTTGCTATTTCCGATGCAAATTGTAACGCTGTGGCATCCTTTTCCTTGGCATACGAGGTGTCTCTACAACCTCAGCGCCCGCTCCCTTtgattttttctttttgaaaggAACGCTTCCCTTGATTTGGCACTCGCCGTAACTTGCCATGTAAAAAATATAAGTTACCTTTGCTTCCGGTTTGAAGGCCAAGCTGGCTTATAGGGATTAGGGAGAAGAGAAAAGCGTTAGTTGTATGTTTGGTTCATAGGGACTAAAATTCCGCATCAAATATTTAGATATCAATTGGAAGTATTAAAtgtagattaattataaaattcaTTGCATAATTGAAGGTTAATTTGCGAGACGAATCCATCaaatctaattagtccatgatttgataatgttatgctacagtaaacatatgctaatgatggattaattaggtttaatagattcttctcgtgaattagtctccacttatgcaattggtttcataTTTAATTCACATCCAAATGTTCGGTATGACCCGGCCTAAAAATTAGTCCCTATATCTAAACACCCAAACATCCCTAAGTAACTGTAGCGTTACAGTCACTCCGGCTCTAAGAATTTTTTTGAAACTTGGGCAAACATAGCAACTATTAACAACAGAAAGTTAAAAAAAATCATATCGACTACTAGTTAACAACCGCAATAGTTTTGTAAAATCATCATTTGATACACATATGAATATGCATATATACGTAAGAAAAAGGAGATACCATAGCAATTATTGTTTCATTACGACgctgaaattaatttgccacAAAATTTTGTCAACAAAGGGTGGGTGCCTGGCATTCGCTTTGTCTATTCGTCAGGTTGTCATCGTGGTTCATAGTTCACGCGCGCCGCAATGGCTCTCTGTCCCGGTGCCTCCCCGGCGGCATGAGCGTGATGGATCGCGACGCAAACCCGGCAAACCGCCTGTCCCTAAACAGGTATTCTCCAAAAAAAAGTGACCCAGTTCTAGTTCGGGGGTTTGAACCCGACGCGAATCGAACATGCAACCTTCTGAACTGGAGTCAGACGCGCTACCATTGTGCCACGGACCCATGTTATCTCACAAAGTATCATACTTATATGGTGGAAGTTCTGCGTGCCCCTAGtccaattttttttttcttggcaAGTGCCTCGAGCCATTCAGGGGTGGGGGGGAATGTGAGTTATTGCAGAACTTTCCAAGTGTTGTTGCGGTTCCATATACGAAATTCACCTAATTGCTCAATTCTAGATCCTGAAACTTCATACGATCCTG
The genomic region above belongs to Panicum hallii strain FIL2 chromosome 4, PHallii_v3.1, whole genome shotgun sequence and contains:
- the LOC112889307 gene encoding uncharacterized protein LOC112889307 isoform X1, yielding MPRLFCIMESTDNDEKNLVVTEECTSPGENCEDEGDLSRKTEMLNVEESTNSSNVGLSNESEAQIEEGGNSEKHLNGQMNESTSSDAMEPLHSNQITKEILAEDKSEEPVFDGTEVPEMEEMRRSSNQSVELDSEAQGSVINERAIAIKNFVKEKSVIAVSTFMRRLSGKKDENEFKVEVDKSDGSKCIDSEKTGSDSEPKPKEVQQKTDERTAWNPLNLIKIGRDFDTFITGEAGHKDAPDLSEQSKVKGRIIIYTKLGCEDCKMVRLFLHQKRLKYVEINIDIFPSRKLELEKNTGSSTVPKVYFNDQLIGGLVELKKMEDSSILDENIGVLFKEEPSSSAPLPPLPGEDDESGSGKMDELATIVRKMRESVTPKDRFYKMRRFSNCFLGSEAVDFLSEDQYLERDEAVEFGRKLASKYFFRHVLDENVFEDGNHLYRFLDHEPIVMTQCYNIPRGIIDAAPKPIAEVASRLRLLSYAIFEAYVSVDGRHVDYRSIQGCEEFKRYIRTIEELQRVEIDDLSREEKLAFFINLYNMMAIHALVTCGVPAGPLDRRKFFGDFKYVIGGCAYSLSAIQNGILRGNQRPPYNIAKPFGQKDQRSKVALPYHEPLVHFALVCGTKSGPALRCYSPRDIDKELMEAARDFLRNGGLIIDRDAKVASASKVLKWYSTDFGKNETEVLKHAANYLEPAQSEQLLELLASTQLKVVYQPYDWSINI
- the LOC112889307 gene encoding uncharacterized protein LOC112889307 isoform X2: MESTDNDEKNLVVTEECTSPGENCEDEGDLSRKTEMLNVEESTNSSNVGLSNESEAQIEEGGNSEKHLNGQMNESTSSDAMEPLHSNQITKEILAEDKSEEPVFDGTEVPEMEEMRRSSNQSVELDSEAQGSVINERAIAIKNFVKEKSVIAVSTFMRRLSGKKDENEFKVEVDKSDGSKCIDSEKTGSDSEPKPKEVQQKTDERTAWNPLNLIKIGRDFDTFITGEAGHKDAPDLSEQSKVKGRIIIYTKLGCEDCKMVRLFLHQKRLKYVEINIDIFPSRKLELEKNTGSSTVPKVYFNDQLIGGLVELKKMEDSSILDENIGVLFKEEPSSSAPLPPLPGEDDESGSGKMDELATIVRKMRESVTPKDRFYKMRRFSNCFLGSEAVDFLSEDQYLERDEAVEFGRKLASKYFFRHVLDENVFEDGNHLYRFLDHEPIVMTQCYNIPRGIIDAAPKPIAEVASRLRLLSYAIFEAYVSVDGRHVDYRSIQGCEEFKRYIRTIEELQRVEIDDLSREEKLAFFINLYNMMAIHALVTCGVPAGPLDRRKFFGDFKYVIGGCAYSLSAIQNGILRGNQRPPYNIAKPFGQKDQRSKVALPYHEPLVHFALVCGTKSGPALRCYSPRDIDKELMEAARDFLRNGGLIIDRDAKVASASKVLKWYSTDFGKNETEVLKHAANYLEPAQSEQLLELLASTQLKVVYQPYDWSINI
- the LOC112890069 gene encoding zein-alpha 19D1-like; amino-acid sequence: MAAKIFVLLALLALSASAATAVFIPQCSSPLSAAAMATIPQYFSPLTAVGSAHSFQQSYRQQQAFTTAISPLAVVLQQQLAFQHQIQAIAAVQQQQQVLSHLFNQLAVVNPAAYWQQQQLFPFNQLAVANPALYLQQQQLLPFNQLAALNPAAFLQQPIIGSAFC